One genomic segment of Scophthalmus maximus strain ysfricsl-2021 chromosome 3, ASM2237912v1, whole genome shotgun sequence includes these proteins:
- the dalrd3 gene encoding DALR anticodon-binding domain-containing protein 3 encodes MENVVEPSPLRITPTVRALSSALRGKREDVPDSSRRNGHRIFPEPEKLWFKESSAKNLRNRDFLSPTTMLNTLYADGQVPPAVMSRVLSLRGSGVLPVAGGEVTGEGLRVRVDRAAAFGAVLAGGATEYLKPSSPRQGCVVLNCPALHPKPNTPTPDTLTLGQLRTVLLADHMGALLRGQGFAVSYCPTLPEDSDISAFLQALGIDWPTAPASCTNEEREEKIQEALESCPYRERETERGRRTSGGGGSKADDGENERGLRVNLKRVFQEEGLLGYDPSLGTCTVHGDSVSHLAQLDLATADCTVAMATALHVTSCQDEFRQQQIAMLWRASGASHTQRHLVCGPVKTPGSQLTAAQYLQLRRGQMKEASEMKYGDQVEGQTWDDIIRVMTSATVRFELLSTVHTSPVTLDVQREGGVSTKGPRGGVFVMYNCARLHTLFDSYERGVEKGLYPEIPEGSKLDFSALKEEGEWLLLFNYLIPFSELMDQSGQALDGEGGGARVNIKTEQICKFLVSLSKDFSSYYNRVHVLGEPLPHLFNQMFCRLYLLRALRELYHSALDTLNLPPIRQL; translated from the exons ATGGAGAACGTCGTGGAGCCTTCGCCCCTCCGGATCACCCCTACCGTCCGGGCGCTGAGCTCCGCACTGCGGGGGAAGCGCGAAGATGTGCCCGATTCCAGCCGGAGAAACGGCCACAGGATCTTCCCCGAGCCGGAGAAGCTCTGGTTCAAGGAGAGCAGCGCCAAGAACCTGCGGAACAGGGACTTTCTGTCGCCGACCACGATGCTGAACACGCTGTACGCGGACGGACAG GTCCCTCCAGCTGTGATGTCCAGGGTCCTGTCCCTTCGTGGTAGCGGGGTCCTCCCTGTGGCGGGTGGGGAGGTGACGGGTGAGGGGCTGAGGGTGAGGGTGGACAGGGCTGCTGCCTTCGGGGCCGTTCTGGCAGGCGGAGCCACCGAGTACCTGAAGCCTTCAAGTCCGAGGCAGGGCTGTGTGGTGCTAAACTGCCCCGCGCTGCACCCTAAACCCAACACACCCACTCCGGACACACTGACTCTAGGCCAGCTCAGGACAGTTCTGTTGGCCGACCACATGGGGGCGCTGCTGAGAGGACAGGG ATTTGCAGTGTCCTATTGCCCCACACTTCCTGAAGACAGCGACATCAGCGCCTTCCTCCAAGCTCTAGGAATCGATTGGCCGACAGCCCCAGCCAGCTGCACCAATgaggagcgggaggagaagATCCAGGAGGCGCTGGAGAGCTGCCcgtacagagagagggaaacagagagaggcaggaggaccagcggagggggggggagtaagGCAGATGATGGGGAGAATGAGAGAGGGCTGAGGGTAAACCTGAAAAGAGTGTTCCAGGAGGAGGGGCTGCTGGGATACGACCCTAGCCTTGGTACCTGCACAG TACACGGGGACAGTGTTTCACACCTGGCACAACTGGACCTAGCCACAGCTGACTGCACA GTCGCCATGGCAACTGCATTACATGTGACTTCCTGTCAGGATGAGTTCCGCCAGCAGCAGATTGCAATGCTGTGGCGAGCCAGTGGagcgtcacacacacag agACATCTGGTGTGTGGGCCTGTGAAGACTCCTGGTTCTCAGCTCACTGCTGCACAGTACCTGCA gcTGAGAAGAGGGCAGATGAAGGAGGCCTCAGAGATGAAGTATGGAGATCAAgtagaag GTCAAACGtgggatgacatcatcagggtcaTGACCTCTGCCACGGTCAGATTTGAGCTGCTGTCTACAGTCCACACTAGTCCT GTGACACTGGACGTCCAGAGGGAAGGGGGCGTGTCCACCAAAGGGCCGAGAGGAGGAGTGTTTGTGATGTACAACTGTGCCAGACTTCACACTCTGTTTGACAGCTAcgagagaggagtggagaagG GTCTTTACCCAGAAATCCCTGAGGGCTCCAAGCTTGATTTCTCCGCTCTGAAAGAGGAG GGCGAGTGGCTCCTCCTGTTCAATTACCTCATCCCATTCTCCGAGCTGATGGACCAATCAGGGCAAGCGTTAGacggagaagggggaggggccagAGTCAACATTAAGACGGAACAG ATCTGCAAATTTCTCGTGTCTCTCAGTAAAGACTTCAGCTCGTACTACAACAGAGTCCACGTGCTGGgg GAGCCGCTGCCTCATCTCTTCAACCAGATGTTTTGTCGTCTGTATCTGTTGAGAGCCTTGAGGGAGCTGTACCACAGCGCTCTGGACACACTCAACCTTCCACCCATCAGGCAACTATAG